TTATCCTGTTGAAGTAGGATTTATGAACATAGCAGAACCTTCAATAGCAGCTGCAGTTGATACCCTTAAAAAAAAGCAGGTGCGAAAAATAATCGTTGTGCCAGCATTTATAGCACATGGAATCCATACCCGGCAAGATATTGAATATGTTCTCCGCTTAAGCGAGAATAAAAGGCCGTCAAAAATCCATAATTTTGATGAAAGTGAAAGAATTGATTTCGATGGAGAAGTTATCTACACTGAACCCTTTGGTGCTGATCCAAGGATTGTAGAAATACTTGAAGAAAGGGTGAATAGCTCAATTGAACCATCTAAAAAAGCTTAAAAAGATAGATATTGTAATTTTAAAGGTTTTAACTATTATATGTGGTGAAAATGGACAGGATTATCGACTTCAGCAGATTTAAAAACGATGATGAGTATCGAACAATTATTTTAACCATTATCTCAGGAATGTTTCTTTTAATCAGCTGGTTAGGACTGTTAAGAGGTATTTTACCCTTTGATCCAGCATTAATAAGTGTTGCAATCAGCGGTACACCCATATTCATTGAAGCAGGGAAAGGATTAATCACCGAATTTGAGATAAAAACAGGCGTTCTTGTAAGTATAGCGCTTATTGCGTCAGTTGTAATTGGGGAATATTTTGCAGCTGGAGAAATTGCAGTAATTATGATGATAGGTGAAATACTTGAAAACAGGACTATTAGAAAAGCACGGGAAAGTGTTAAAAAGCTTATTCAATTAACTCCACAGGTAGCAAGGATAAGAACATCAGATGGAGAAAAGGAAATTTCTACAGAAGAAGTGAATGTGGGGGATATTATCCTTGTTAAGCCTGGTGAGTCAATCCCGGTAGATGGTGTTATTATAAATGGCCACACATCCATAAATCAGTCCATTATTACTGGAGAATCCATGCCTTTGGACAAAACAGTTGGTGATGAAGTATTTGTAGGTACATTAAATCAGTTAGGAGCCATTGAAATAAAAGCCACCAAAGTTGGTGAAGATACATCTCTTTCAAAGCTAATAAGACTTGTTAGAGAATCAGAAGATAAAAAAGCACCTGTTGTAAGATTTACAGATAAAATAGCCACATTAATAGTGCCTATGGCATTTTTAGCCTCTATAGTTACATATTTTTTAACAAAGGATATTATAAGGGTGGTAACAATTTTGGTTGTGTTCTGCCCCTGTGCACTGGTACTTGCAACGCCAACAGCCATTATGGCCGGTATAGGCAATGCCTCACGTAAAGGTATTCTAATTAAAAGTGGAGAAGCACTGGAAAAGGTAGGACAGATTAACACAATAGCCTTTGATAAAACAGGTACAATTACAAATGGTAAACCTGAAGTAATCAATATTATCCCTGTAAATCAGGATTATAATGAAGAAGAAGTTTTATTATGGGCATCAACCGCAGAGAAGTTTTCAGAGCACCCTTTAGGCAAGGCAGTTTATAAAGCAGCACAGGGGAAATCACTGGATGTGACCGATCCTGAAGAGTTTAAAATAGAATTAGGTAAAGGAGTTATAGCTTCTTTAGAGAATAAAAAAGTTCTGGTTGGAAATAAAAAGCTGATTGCAGCAAACATGATTGAACTAACCAAAGAACAAAACAGCCTTATTAGTTCATATGAAAGCCAGGGAATGACTGTTTTAATTGTTGCTTTAGAAAATTCAATAATAGGTCTGATAACTGTTGCAGATAAAATAAAAAGCAGATCTAAGGAAACAGTACAGGAACTTAAAGAGATGGGTGTAAATGAAATTCTTCTCTTGACAGGTGATAATAAAAACGCTGCAAGCGCCATTGCAAAGCAGGTAGGCATTAATAAAGTTTATGCTGAACAGCTTCCTGAAGATAAGGTAAATTTAATTGAAAGCCAGTTAAATGATAACAGGAAGGTGTGTATGATTGGTGATGGAATTAATGACGCTCCAGCTCTTGCCATATCCAACGTAGGTGTTTCAATGGGAGCATTAGGTGCTGATGTTGCAATTGAGACTGCAGATATTGCTTTAATGTCTGATGATATAAGCAAAGTTCCAGAGTTAATAAAGCTTTCAAAAAAGGTTTTAGGTACAATCAGTGTAAATATTGTAGTTCCCATTTTAATTAACCTTGTAGCTATCCTGCTTGCAGCATTTGGCATTATTGGACCTGTAGCTGGTGCCTTAATCCATAATTTGGGGTCTGTACTGGTGGTGGCTAATTCATCCAGGCTTATAAAATACCGTACAAATCCCGAACCAGCGAAAAAATCTGCAGCTATAAATATACGTCCTTTACTTAAAACCAGGAGATAATGAGTAGAGCAAATTTTATATATCATAAAGAACTTAGGTATACCAAGCACAATTTAGGTATGCCTAAATCAGGAGGGGATTAAAGGTGAAAATAAATGAAGTCCAGGTAGCAATACTGCAAAAATTATGGGTACACTCAATACATTTAATAGAAAATGATGGCCTGGAAAAAGAACTGTACAATAAATCTGCAGTTAATGAACTGGAAAATTTAAAACTAATAGAAGATGATGGTGGTAAAATATATCTCACTCCCAAAGGCTTTGAAGAATTTAGAAAAACAATAAAAAGACGTGAACTATCTGAAAAATCTAAAAAAATACTCCATGATGCAGGTATGGCTTTGACCATTTCATAAAAAGTATTTTGAAGATACAGATCCATTCATTTAAAGATCAGCCAAAATTTTCTCTCCATCAACCCTTACATCATATATTTTTAAAGGTCGAGGCGACTTTAATAGCTTAGCTAAGGATAATTTAAACCCTGACCAGTCAGTCCAGCGAATCACATGGCCATCTGTAAGGTCAAATTGACTGTGGTGCCTTGGACATGTAACAACAGTTCCCTTGAGCTTACCCTTCGAAAGATTACCTCCCATGTGGGGGCAACGATTATCTGCAGCATAATAATTATCCCCTACTCTTGCAATAAGGATTTCACGCCCTGAAACCGAGGCCATTTTCATACAACCATCCATTAACTCATTTTTTGCCCCTATCTCTACAAAACTCATTTTATACACTCCTGTTATTTACTACTGATTTATTATATTTTAATAAAACATAATGAATTTTGTGATTTATAAAGAAGATAGAAATTTGAATTTATAATTTCAAAAGAACATCAACATTAATGGCTGCCACGCCTTTAATCTTTTCTCCACCAGACATATTTGCTATTTCCACATTTTCATTTTCTGCAGCCCACTGTGTGAGCTTTTTTGCAAAATTAAGCTTCATTTGCTTTATTTTATCAGCTTTACATTCTGATTCATCTAAATCTGGTCTTGAATATTTAGTTACAATATCTCCAAAATCCATTCCTGATAGAAGTATAAGTCTTGCCCCCAGTTCAATTGCTAAGAATATGCATCTGTCCCCATCAGTAAAACCGCCGAAATTATACACATTTTTTAGAGGAACACTTTGGGTAGTCCCTAAAACTCGTTTAAGTTTTGGAACATATTCTTTTATTTTATTCATATTATTTCCATGGGCATGGACAACTAAAATCGCTCCTTCATTGTTAGCTTTGATTATATCATCCATATTTCCGTCTAAATCTGTAACTATAATATCAGGAATTACGTCTTCTTCTAAAAGTGCTGTTGTTGCCCCATCTGCAGCAATTAATGTGAACTTATTTAAATCTAACTCTCCTGATTCATCTAATTCCTTCAATTCAATGATGTTCCTTTTAAGGGATGGGCCAGCCCCAAAAATTATTACATTAGCTTTTATATTGGTTTCAGCAATGCACGAGCTGTTATGTTCATCTAAAAGGCTATTTAGTATTTCTGCAGATTTTTCATCGTCTTCCTGACTGAAACCAAATTCTTTCAGTATCATTTCATACCATAAAAACCATGTATCCAGATCCATAAAAAGTGATATGTTATTTTTAGTAGATAAAATAGTTTGATTATCCAATATATAGATCGAAGTAAAGGTATATTACTATTTAATTTATAAAGTTAATCTGTAAAAAAAGTGAATCATGTTTAAGATAACTTTTAAAATTGGAGGTTCTCAAAATCATAGATTTTGAAACCTATTGAAAGCTAAGCTTTCAATGCCCCAAATGCAAAGCATTTGAGGGCCCGAAATTGAAAATTTTGGAGGATTAAAATGGAGGAAACATTGTTAATGATACCAGGACCTACCAGAGTAGCTCCTCGTGTGTTAAAAGCCATGTCAGAGGCTATAATGAACCATAGAAGTGCTGAATTTGCTGAAATTCTGGTTCAAACTAATGAAATGATGTCTGAAATATTCCAGACCCAGAACCCATCCTATACAATAACAGGCTCTGGAACAGCGGCCATGGAAGCAGCAGTTGGAAACATTCTAAACAAGGGAGATAAAATTTTAAACATTGTTGGCGGAAAATTCGGTGAAAGATTCGCCCAAATAGCAGGTGCCAATGGCGGTGTTCCAGTTAAGCTTGATGTGGAATGGGGAACAGCAGTTGATCCTGAAGATGTTAAAACCGCCTTAGATGAAGATGATGAGATAAAAGCGGTGACAATAGTTCATAATGAAACTTCAACAGGTGTTGCAAGCCCAATAGAAGAAGTTGGTAAAATTGTTAAAGATTACAACGCTTTATACATCGTAGATACCGTTTCATCCCTTGGAGGAGACGATGTAGCTGTAGACGATTATAACATTGATATTTGTGTAACTGGCTCACAGAAATGTCTTGCTGCACCACCGGGAATGGCTGCAATCACAGTAAGTGATGGTGCATGGGATGTAATCGATAAAACCGAATCAAACTCATATTATCTTGATGTGAGGAAATACAGGAAATATTCACAAAATACACCACCAGAAACACCATACACCCCTTCTGTATCTTTAATGTATGCCATGCGAGAGGCCTTAAATGTCATTATGGAAGAAGGACTTGAAAGCAGAATAAAAAGACACCAGTTAGCTGCAACTGCAACAAGAAACGGTATTAAAGCACTTGGTCTTGAATTATTCGCTAAAGAAGACGTTTCATCCACAACTGTAACTGCCATAAAAATGCCGGAAGGTGTGACCGATAAAGATATGAGAGGCACAATGAGAGATAAGTATGGAATCGTGCTTGCTGGCGGTCAGGACCACTTAAAAGGCAACGTTTTTAGAATAGGTCATATGGGTAACGTTACCTACAGAGATATTGTTGTTACAATGTCTGCTCTTGAAATGACTTTAAAAGAGCTTGATTTTGATATATGTCTTGGAGAAGGAGTTGCAGCAGTGGAAGAAGCTTATCTCATTGGTTAATATTATTTAAATTTCTTTTTATTTTTTTGATTTTAAACTGGACAGCCTCTCTACCTGGCAACGTCTCTTATCATTGCACCAACTGTTTTAAGAAGTACAAATCCGTCTCTCCATGTTTGTTTGATGATATAACTTGGACGCAGGTAAAAATCCATGAATGCCTGCTTTTGAAGGTTTTTAAGTTCTTCTAAGGAACAGTCAACAGTTTCTAAAACAGGGTTTAAAAGGGTGTATTTTGACCAGTCGTTAACCTTAATAAGGTTCTGTTTAGATGCTTCAATATAGAAATTAGTCCCCGGATATGGTGTAGCAAGCGAGAATACAGCATAGGAAGGGTTAAGGCTTTTAACAAAATTAATTGTTTTTTCAATGCTTTGTCTGGTATCTCCAGGCATTCCAAGAACTGCTGAAGCAATTGTTCTAAGATTAAGCTCTCTTGTAAGTTCAAATGTCCTTCTAATCCTATCAAGAGTAATTCTTTTGTTTAGTTTATCCAGATGTTGCTGGTCTGCAGACTCAACACCCAAAAATAGAGTGATGCACCCGGATTCTTTCATTTTTTTCAGTAACTTTGAGGATACAGTGTCCGCTCTTGCTGTGCAGCCCCAGTAAAGATCAAGATCTCTATTTTTAATCTCACTGCAAACTTCTTCCACTCTTTTCTGGTTCATGGTGAATGTATCATCCATGAAAGCTATCATTTTAGCATGGTGTGCATCTACTAAATGTTCCATTTCATCAACAATATTTTCAGCAGATCTCATTCTTAATTTGTGCCCGTGCATTGCCGCTGATGAGCAGAATGAACACTTGTAAGGGCAGCCTCTTCCAGAAATTAAAGTACCGGTTAGAAGTTTCATATTAAGAATTTTATACCGGTCCATTGGTAAAAGATGTCTTGCTGGGAAGGGTAAAATATCTAAATCCTCTATAATAGGCCTTGGAGGAGTTATAAATTCTCTGGTGGCGATTCCCTTAACTTCCCTTAAACTGGTTCCATTTCGGGCTGCCATTGCAATCTCCAGCATGGTGCATTCACCTTCGCCTAAAACCACAATATCCACGAAATCATTTTTTAAAAGCTCCTGATATGTAAATGTTGGATGGTACCCACCCAAAACAACAGATGCATCAGAACATGCGCTTTTAGCAATTCTGGCTGATTTAAGAGCCTGGTTAATGGTGGGCGTTAATGCTGTAATTCCAACCATATCTGGAGAATATTTAATAATTTCATTTTCCAGGTCTTCCCAGCCAATTTCAAGCGCAGGACCGTCTATTATTTTAACAGCAATGTCATTTTCTTCAAGAACTGCTGCTATGTATCCAATACCTAATGGTGGTGCCACAAGGCCAATGAATTTGTATTTTGAAGCTGTATCTGGCGGATTTATTAACATGACCTTCATAAAATCACTTTAATTAATATATACTTTCATATTAATAATTATTACTATTTGAAGGACTTATTTCAGGTAAAATTATTCCTTCTTCTTTATCAACCATTATATCAATTAAGTAAGGCTCTTTCAAATTCAATGCATTTTTTACCGCACTGTAAACTTCACCGGGAGCAGTTACCCTTTCTCCTTTAATCCCATAAGCATTTGCCAGTTTAACGAAATCTGGATTTTCAAGTTCAACCTCGTATCTTTTCCTGTAATTCATGTCCTGCCACTGTTTTATGATTCCAAGAGAGCTGTTATTTATAATGCAGACGAGAATTTTCATTTTCTCCTGTGCTATTACTGCAAGTTCCTGCTCTGTCATCTGGAACCCACCATCACCTGCAACTAAAACCACGCTTTTTTCAGGGTTTGCAAGTGACGCACCAATAGCTGCAGGTAGACCGT
This is a stretch of genomic DNA from Methanobacterium sp.. It encodes these proteins:
- a CDS encoding radical SAM protein, with the translated sequence MKVMLINPPDTASKYKFIGLVAPPLGIGYIAAVLEENDIAVKIIDGPALEIGWEDLENEIIKYSPDMVGITALTPTINQALKSARIAKSACSDASVVLGGYHPTFTYQELLKNDFVDIVVLGEGECTMLEIAMAARNGTSLREVKGIATREFITPPRPIIEDLDILPFPARHLLPMDRYKILNMKLLTGTLISGRGCPYKCSFCSSAAMHGHKLRMRSAENIVDEMEHLVDAHHAKMIAFMDDTFTMNQKRVEEVCSEIKNRDLDLYWGCTARADTVSSKLLKKMKESGCITLFLGVESADQQHLDKLNKRITLDRIRRTFELTRELNLRTIASAVLGMPGDTRQSIEKTINFVKSLNPSYAVFSLATPYPGTNFYIEASKQNLIKVNDWSKYTLLNPVLETVDCSLEELKNLQKQAFMDFYLRPSYIIKQTWRDGFVLLKTVGAMIRDVAR
- a CDS encoding Rieske (2Fe-2S) protein, with the protein product MSFVEIGAKNELMDGCMKMASVSGREILIARVGDNYYAADNRCPHMGGNLSKGKLKGTVVTCPRHHSQFDLTDGHVIRWTDWSGFKLSLAKLLKSPRPLKIYDVRVDGEKILADL
- a CDS encoding 6-hydroxymethylpterin diphosphokinase MptE-like protein, which gives rise to MDLDTWFLWYEMILKEFGFSQEDDEKSAEILNSLLDEHNSSCIAETNIKANVIIFGAGPSLKRNIIELKELDESGELDLNKFTLIAADGATTALLEEDVIPDIIVTDLDGNMDDIIKANNEGAILVVHAHGNNMNKIKEYVPKLKRVLGTTQSVPLKNVYNFGGFTDGDRCIFLAIELGARLILLSGMDFGDIVTKYSRPDLDESECKADKIKQMKLNFAKKLTQWAAENENVEIANMSGGEKIKGVAAINVDVLLKL
- a CDS encoding cation-translocating P-type ATPase, which gives rise to MDRIIDFSRFKNDDEYRTIILTIISGMFLLISWLGLLRGILPFDPALISVAISGTPIFIEAGKGLITEFEIKTGVLVSIALIASVVIGEYFAAGEIAVIMMIGEILENRTIRKARESVKKLIQLTPQVARIRTSDGEKEISTEEVNVGDIILVKPGESIPVDGVIINGHTSINQSIITGESMPLDKTVGDEVFVGTLNQLGAIEIKATKVGEDTSLSKLIRLVRESEDKKAPVVRFTDKIATLIVPMAFLASIVTYFLTKDIIRVVTILVVFCPCALVLATPTAIMAGIGNASRKGILIKSGEALEKVGQINTIAFDKTGTITNGKPEVINIIPVNQDYNEEEVLLWASTAEKFSEHPLGKAVYKAAQGKSLDVTDPEEFKIELGKGVIASLENKKVLVGNKKLIAANMIELTKEQNSLISSYESQGMTVLIVALENSIIGLITVADKIKSRSKETVQELKEMGVNEILLLTGDNKNAASAIAKQVGINKVYAEQLPEDKVNLIESQLNDNRKVCMIGDGINDAPALAISNVGVSMGALGADVAIETADIALMSDDISKVPELIKLSKKVLGTISVNIVVPILINLVAILLAAFGIIGPVAGALIHNLGSVLVVANSSRLIKYRTNPEPAKKSAAINIRPLLKTRR
- the cfbA gene encoding sirohydrochlorin nickelochelatase — translated: MHTNSDSKTDRIGILLVGHGSSLPYGQEVLYKLAEGYRKNSDYPVEVGFMNIAEPSIAAAVDTLKKKQVRKIIVVPAFIAHGIHTRQDIEYVLRLSENKRPSKIHNFDESERIDFDGEVIYTEPFGADPRIVEILEERVNSSIEPSKKA
- a CDS encoding alanine--glyoxylate aminotransferase family protein codes for the protein MEETLLMIPGPTRVAPRVLKAMSEAIMNHRSAEFAEILVQTNEMMSEIFQTQNPSYTITGSGTAAMEAAVGNILNKGDKILNIVGGKFGERFAQIAGANGGVPVKLDVEWGTAVDPEDVKTALDEDDEIKAVTIVHNETSTGVASPIEEVGKIVKDYNALYIVDTVSSLGGDDVAVDDYNIDICVTGSQKCLAAPPGMAAITVSDGAWDVIDKTESNSYYLDVRKYRKYSQNTPPETPYTPSVSLMYAMREALNVIMEEGLESRIKRHQLAATATRNGIKALGLELFAKEDVSSTTVTAIKMPEGVTDKDMRGTMRDKYGIVLAGGQDHLKGNVFRIGHMGNVTYRDIVVTMSALEMTLKELDFDICLGEGVAAVEEAYLIG